The following are encoded in a window of Maridesulfovibrio ferrireducens genomic DNA:
- the murI gene encoding glutamate racemase has protein sequence MSVDKCNLPIGVFDSGVGGLTVLRALQDLLPHENFLYLGDTARVPYGAKSADSVIKYALQAGDALVAEGIKMLVIACNTASAVSLKSLADKYSPLPVIGVIKPGAEAACQASVNGKIAVIATENTVNGGAYQRTICSMHPNAEIIAQPCPLFVGLAEEGWTEGELVEAIAARYLEPLFAKFGDEGPDTLVLGCTHFPVLRGAIANVAGKNIKLVDSAETTAKTVKNILAESKLSNCSTQRGHVSFLATDSAKRFAAVGGAFLGVEIDPEDVKVIDL, from the coding sequence TTGTCAGTTGATAAGTGTAATTTACCTATAGGCGTTTTTGATTCAGGAGTCGGCGGGCTGACCGTTCTGCGGGCTTTGCAGGACTTGTTGCCTCACGAAAATTTTCTGTATCTCGGTGATACCGCAAGGGTTCCTTACGGTGCTAAAAGTGCAGATTCTGTGATCAAATATGCTCTGCAAGCCGGGGATGCGCTGGTTGCGGAAGGGATAAAGATGCTGGTGATCGCCTGTAACACGGCTTCTGCTGTTTCTTTGAAAAGCCTTGCGGATAAGTATAGTCCATTGCCTGTAATCGGAGTCATAAAACCCGGAGCTGAGGCGGCTTGTCAGGCAAGTGTGAATGGTAAAATTGCGGTAATAGCGACTGAAAATACTGTTAACGGCGGTGCCTATCAAAGAACTATTTGCAGCATGCATCCAAACGCTGAAATAATAGCACAACCGTGTCCTTTGTTTGTAGGGCTTGCGGAAGAGGGATGGACTGAAGGTGAACTGGTTGAGGCCATTGCAGCCCGCTATTTAGAACCGTTGTTTGCAAAATTTGGAGATGAGGGGCCGGATACTTTAGTCCTTGGATGTACTCATTTTCCAGTGCTTCGCGGTGCTATCGCAAATGTTGCCGGAAAGAATATTAAGCTTGTGGATTCTGCGGAAACAACGGCTAAAACAGTTAAGAATATTCTTGCTGAATCAAAGCTTAGCAATTGTTCCACCCAGCGTGGTCATGTTTCGTTTCTTGCCACTGATTCAGCGAAAAGGTTTGCCGCTGTCGGCGGTGCTTTCCTTGGTGTTGAGATAGATCCGGAAGACGTTAAGGTTATTGATTTATAG
- a CDS encoding TetR/AcrR family transcriptional regulator — MPRAPVQSRSKEKKRKIIVAGMKLFSDKGFHKTSINEIVENADVSVGSFYGYFKNKKDLLIEVSQAYGNSIIKGIYGNIAEDAPVSKDGHSIIKYIVSSAKQAHTLSTELHREMLALKNREPEMAKLDRRITLSFQEGIETILEKCGNRIKVKDTHTAAKLVAGAIEETMHRCFLENQEENQEQTFNELTEMCAGYLFHPAKQSE; from the coding sequence ATGCCAAGAGCTCCTGTACAAAGTAGAAGTAAAGAAAAGAAGCGTAAAATCATCGTAGCAGGGATGAAACTATTCTCTGACAAAGGTTTTCATAAGACAAGCATCAATGAAATTGTCGAGAATGCCGATGTATCGGTAGGTTCATTTTATGGATATTTTAAAAACAAAAAAGATCTACTGATTGAAGTTTCGCAGGCATACGGAAACAGCATAATAAAAGGGATATACGGAAACATTGCAGAGGATGCTCCCGTATCAAAAGACGGGCATAGTATCATCAAATACATCGTAAGTTCAGCAAAGCAGGCACATACGTTGTCAACAGAACTACACAGAGAAATGCTGGCCTTAAAGAACCGTGAACCGGAAATGGCTAAGCTCGACAGAAGAATTACTCTATCGTTTCAAGAAGGAATTGAAACGATACTTGAAAAATGCGGCAACAGAATCAAAGTGAAAGATACTCATACAGCTGCAAAACTGGTTGCAGGCGCAATAGAAGAAACTATGCACCGCTGTTTTTTAGAAAATCAGGAAGAAAATCAGGAACAAACATTCAACGAACTGACTGAAATGTGTGCTGGATATTTATTTCATCCGGCGAAACAATCCGAGTAA
- a CDS encoding DUF4911 domain-containing protein produces the protein MARKRKPRPRPLPAPPKYSSRIYVQMAPSDIAIFRFFLEAMENLALFTVADRFKGVLMLRYSAHQEREFFEFMDDLKEEIDIKILPNPSTPS, from the coding sequence ATGGCCCGTAAAAGAAAACCACGTCCGCGCCCTCTTCCGGCGCCCCCTAAGTATTCAAGTCGTATCTATGTTCAGATGGCTCCATCTGACATTGCAATTTTTAGATTTTTTCTGGAAGCTATGGAGAATCTGGCTCTTTTCACTGTCGCCGACAGATTCAAAGGAGTACTGATGCTTCGCTACAGCGCCCATCAGGAACGCGAATTCTTTGAATTTATGGATGACCTAAAAGAGGAGATTGATATTAAAATCCTCCCCAATCCATCTACCCCTTCATAA
- a CDS encoding M24 family metallopeptidase: MTISAATYEKRRENVRKRLNDRGLPPLLVNFAANRYYLSGFELHDSQCNETSGWLIICPDGKDFLLTDPRYLDAARRIWNEDDVFIYSGRKFDALKGFFKSNSISSLAYDPKSINIFEHEKLTELCELKPVSGLVEELRLIKDDEEIRLMEESCALNHKVYELIEPKLQEGRTEAEISWEIEQLFRNNGASGLSFPSIVGVGPNAALPHACPGDTKLREGELILIDMGGRLGDYCSDQTRTFYIGDKPSDRFLTVRAQVQEAQMAAIDILRPGLPIQHAYHTAKAVFEKHGVEKYFTHSLGHGVGLETHEQPSISPIAKGELRPGMIVTVEPGLYYPDWGGIRWEHMVLITEDGHKVL; encoded by the coding sequence ATGACCATATCTGCCGCCACTTATGAAAAAAGGCGGGAAAATGTCCGTAAACGTCTTAATGATCGCGGACTGCCTCCTTTATTGGTAAATTTTGCTGCCAACCGTTATTACCTCAGTGGATTTGAACTTCACGACTCGCAATGCAACGAAACTTCCGGATGGCTCATAATCTGCCCTGACGGAAAAGATTTTCTTCTGACTGACCCCAGATACTTGGATGCTGCACGCAGAATATGGAATGAAGATGATGTTTTCATTTATTCCGGGCGTAAATTTGACGCTCTTAAAGGGTTTTTCAAATCAAACTCTATTTCCAGTCTCGCTTACGATCCTAAATCGATAAACATTTTCGAGCACGAAAAACTTACCGAACTTTGTGAACTTAAGCCTGTTTCAGGGCTGGTTGAAGAACTGCGCCTGATTAAAGATGATGAAGAAATCCGTTTGATGGAAGAATCGTGTGCTCTTAACCATAAAGTATACGAACTTATTGAACCGAAACTTCAGGAAGGACGCACAGAAGCTGAAATATCATGGGAAATTGAACAGCTTTTCAGAAATAACGGAGCTTCCGGTCTGTCCTTCCCTTCCATTGTAGGAGTCGGCCCGAATGCAGCGCTTCCGCATGCATGCCCGGGTGATACAAAACTTCGCGAAGGTGAACTCATTCTCATTGATATGGGTGGCAGACTCGGCGATTATTGTTCTGACCAGACCAGAACTTTTTATATCGGAGACAAACCCTCTGACCGTTTTTTAACTGTGCGCGCGCAGGTTCAAGAAGCTCAGATGGCAGCAATTGACATTCTGCGCCCCGGACTTCCGATTCAGCACGCCTACCACACCGCAAAAGCTGTTTTTGAAAAACACGGTGTAGAAAAATACTTTACACATTCTCTCGGACATGGTGTGGGACTTGAAACCCATGAACAACCAAGCATCAGCCCGATTGCAAAAGGCGAGCTTAGGCCCGGTATGATTGTCACAGTCGAACCCGGCCTTTACTACCCTGATTGGGGCGGCATCCGTTGGGAACATATGGTCCTTATAACTGAAGACGGCCATAAAGTTCTATAA
- a CDS encoding protoporphyrinogen/coproporphyrinogen oxidase, whose protein sequence is MKIKYAIVGAGPTGLGAARRLKELGEKSFIVLEKNSHAGGLASSFTDEKGFTWDIGGHVVFSHYEYYDQLLAEILVDEYIEHLRESWIRAAKVWIPYPFQNNIRHLPNLKKWECVRGLLPGVRSEEAPSNFFEWINNTFGEGIAKHFMLPYNYKVWATPPESMSFSWIGERVSVIDLKTVIKNIILERDQLSWGPNNKFRFPLKGGTGSIYRKLAETVSSHILYNTSVTSIDQKNKIIYDSEGNTFEYEYLLSTGPIDILIKKWLEKSSDTLTNAAEMLKHNSVIVVGLGLSTSKKDSRCWMYFPEDDSPFYRVTNFHNYSPNNTPIPGQGRALMCEVSYSNHKIVDHNQIVKEVEDGLINTALINEEDRKNIISRWSINVDYGYPIPCLQRDEALMILQPALESMDIYSRGRFGGWKYEVSNMDHSVMQGVEWAERMINGQPETTYRIS, encoded by the coding sequence TTGAAGATCAAATATGCCATAGTCGGCGCGGGTCCAACAGGTCTCGGTGCTGCAAGAAGACTGAAAGAGCTAGGTGAAAAATCATTCATTGTACTGGAAAAAAATTCCCATGCGGGCGGACTAGCTTCCAGTTTTACCGATGAAAAAGGGTTCACTTGGGATATCGGCGGACATGTGGTTTTTTCTCATTATGAATATTACGATCAACTCTTGGCCGAGATTTTGGTAGATGAATATATAGAACATCTACGCGAATCATGGATAAGAGCCGCCAAAGTATGGATTCCCTACCCTTTTCAAAATAATATAAGACACTTACCTAATCTCAAAAAATGGGAATGCGTTAGAGGACTTCTTCCCGGTGTAAGATCCGAAGAAGCCCCCTCAAACTTTTTTGAATGGATTAACAATACCTTCGGAGAAGGCATCGCTAAACATTTTATGCTTCCATATAATTATAAGGTATGGGCTACGCCACCTGAATCAATGTCATTTTCGTGGATTGGAGAAAGAGTAAGCGTTATTGATCTTAAAACAGTGATAAAAAATATTATCCTTGAACGGGATCAGCTTTCATGGGGGCCTAACAATAAATTCCGTTTCCCTCTGAAAGGTGGAACAGGGTCAATTTATCGTAAACTGGCAGAAACGGTCAGCAGTCATATTTTATATAACACCAGTGTAACTTCAATTGATCAGAAAAATAAAATTATTTACGATTCCGAAGGCAACACCTTTGAATATGAATATCTGCTAAGTACCGGACCGATTGATATTTTGATCAAGAAATGGCTTGAAAAATCATCGGACACGCTTACAAATGCAGCAGAGATGCTTAAGCATAACAGCGTTATAGTCGTTGGATTAGGACTTTCTACATCCAAAAAAGATTCCCGGTGCTGGATGTATTTCCCTGAAGACGACAGCCCTTTTTACCGTGTCACCAATTTTCACAACTACTCACCCAACAACACTCCTATCCCCGGACAGGGGCGAGCACTGATGTGTGAAGTTTCCTACTCAAATCATAAAATAGTTGATCACAATCAAATAGTTAAAGAAGTGGAAGATGGATTGATCAACACTGCGCTGATTAATGAAGAAGACAGGAAAAATATTATCTCCCGCTGGTCAATAAATGTGGATTACGGCTATCCCATACCTTGCCTGCAACGCGATGAAGCGTTAATGATTTTGCAGCCTGCACTTGAATCCATGGACATCTATTCCCGAGGCCGCTTCGGAGGCTGGAAATATGAAGTCTCAAACATGGACCACTCAGTAATGCAGGGAGTCGAATGGGCTGAGAGAATGATTAATGGACAGCCCGAAACCACTTACAGGATAAGCTAA
- a CDS encoding PstS family phosphate ABC transporter substrate-binding protein, translated as MKSRIIALVAMMVMAFTGSAFAGSIQVKGSTTVLPLMQKSVETFMAANPNVSISISGGGSSNGAKALIDGTTDIAMMSRDMKPAEIQKATDNGRKPVQFIVALDCIVPVVNPANPVSGLSVEQLHGIYTGKITNWKEVGGADDQIVVISRDTSSGTYDCWKSKVMRATGLKSRVFPGALLQASNGAVAQAVSKNKKAIGYVGLAYLNKELKGVSVNGVTPSVKTAKDKSYPISRGLNIYTPGAPAGEAKGLIDYMMSPAGQNQAAEIGFIPVK; from the coding sequence ATGAAATCTAGAATTATCGCCTTAGTAGCAATGATGGTAATGGCGTTTACAGGATCAGCTTTTGCAGGATCAATCCAAGTTAAAGGCTCTACTACTGTTCTGCCATTGATGCAGAAATCTGTTGAAACTTTTATGGCTGCAAATCCTAATGTATCAATTTCAATTTCAGGTGGCGGATCAAGTAACGGCGCAAAAGCTCTTATCGACGGAACAACTGATATCGCAATGATGTCCCGTGACATGAAACCCGCAGAAATTCAGAAAGCAACTGATAACGGCCGCAAGCCTGTTCAGTTCATAGTAGCTCTTGATTGCATCGTTCCCGTTGTGAATCCGGCTAACCCTGTTTCAGGACTCAGCGTTGAACAGCTTCACGGAATTTACACCGGTAAAATTACTAACTGGAAAGAAGTTGGCGGCGCTGATGATCAGATAGTTGTAATTTCACGTGACACTTCTTCCGGTACTTATGATTGCTGGAAATCTAAAGTCATGCGCGCTACCGGACTGAAAAGCCGTGTATTCCCCGGAGCTCTTCTTCAAGCCTCAAACGGTGCAGTTGCACAGGCTGTTTCCAAGAATAAAAAAGCAATCGGTTATGTCGGCCTTGCTTACCTTAATAAAGAACTCAAAGGTGTTTCTGTAAACGGCGTGACTCCTTCAGTTAAAACCGCAAAAGATAAATCCTACCCAATTTCCCGCGGTCTTAATATCTATACTCCCGGTGCTCCTGCCGGTGAAGCAAAGGGGCTTATCGATTACATGATGAGCCCGGCAGGCCAGAATCAGGCTGCTGAAATTGGATTTATACCAGTAAAATAA
- the pstC gene encoding phosphate ABC transporter permease subunit PstC, whose product MVLFILKALNLSRRSTERLIHSAFLVTAFTSILVLFLIMAFLFIEGLPVFNFVSVKDFIFGVEWYPTDEPAAFGIWPLIVGSGAVTLLSSLIAIPLGVMTAIYLAEIAPTKVRDIVKPAVEMLAALPSVVIGFFGMVVVAPFLQETFDIAVGLNLFNASVMLAFMAVPTITSISEDALYSVPPELKEASLALGATHWQSIYKVMVPASLSGISTGIILGMARSIGETMVVLMVAGGAGMLPNSIFDPVRPMPASIAAEMGEAPFHSEHYHALFAIGMVLFLFTMVFNLIADHVAHKYKQVGSATL is encoded by the coding sequence ATGGTTCTTTTTATCTTGAAAGCTCTCAATCTCAGTCGTCGTTCTACAGAGCGGTTAATCCATTCCGCTTTTCTGGTAACAGCTTTTACTTCAATACTCGTTCTGTTTCTGATTATGGCGTTCTTATTTATTGAAGGGCTTCCGGTGTTCAACTTTGTTTCGGTAAAAGATTTTATTTTCGGAGTTGAATGGTACCCGACTGACGAACCTGCTGCGTTCGGGATATGGCCGCTTATTGTCGGGTCCGGAGCTGTTACATTGTTATCCTCTCTCATCGCGATTCCGCTTGGTGTGATGACCGCAATTTATCTTGCGGAGATTGCTCCTACAAAGGTGCGTGATATCGTAAAACCAGCAGTAGAAATGCTGGCCGCGTTACCTTCTGTTGTAATCGGTTTTTTCGGGATGGTTGTTGTCGCTCCTTTTTTACAGGAAACCTTTGATATTGCGGTAGGTCTTAATCTTTTCAATGCCTCGGTGATGCTGGCCTTCATGGCGGTTCCGACTATCACAAGTATTTCAGAGGACGCTCTTTATTCCGTTCCTCCAGAGCTTAAAGAGGCTTCTCTCGCTTTGGGTGCTACGCACTGGCAGAGTATTTATAAAGTCATGGTTCCCGCATCCTTGTCGGGTATTTCAACAGGAATAATTCTGGGCATGGCCCGTTCAATCGGGGAAACCATGGTTGTTTTGATGGTTGCCGGCGGAGCGGGAATGCTTCCGAATTCCATTTTTGATCCGGTGCGCCCGATGCCTGCTTCTATTGCGGCCGAGATGGGCGAAGCTCCTTTCCACAGTGAACATTACCATGCTCTTTTTGCCATAGGTATGGTGCTGTTTTTGTTCACAATGGTTTTCAATCTAATTGCCGATCATGTGGCTCATAAATATAAACAGGTCGGTTCAGCCACTCTTTAG
- the pstA gene encoding phosphate ABC transporter permease PstA → MREKVQKVVFMLFKAAAAINGLALLIICGFVLYYGLPAMSWEFLTENPRNSMTEGGILPCIVGTIVLSYGALMVALPWGVATAIYLNEYATSPRLVRILRLGINNLAGVPSVVFGLFGLSLFVTVMGMGVSIMAGVCTLGALALPLVIGASEEALRSVPQTYREASLGLGATKWQTIYRVVLPAALPGMLTGAILTLSRAAGETAAIMFTAAVFFTPEMPESLFDDVMALPYHIYVLATAGTEIEKTRHIQYGTSLVLITLVLGMNMMAIYIRARMQKKLAR, encoded by the coding sequence ATGAGAGAGAAAGTACAGAAGGTCGTCTTTATGCTGTTTAAAGCCGCCGCCGCTATTAACGGTCTGGCTTTACTCATTATATGTGGATTCGTTCTCTATTATGGGTTGCCTGCAATGAGCTGGGAATTTTTGACTGAAAATCCCAGAAATTCGATGACTGAGGGAGGAATCCTTCCATGTATCGTAGGGACGATTGTTCTTAGTTACGGAGCGTTGATGGTTGCATTGCCTTGGGGAGTCGCCACAGCAATTTATCTCAATGAATACGCTACATCACCCAGACTTGTGCGGATTTTAAGGTTGGGGATTAATAATCTTGCCGGAGTTCCTTCGGTTGTGTTCGGACTTTTCGGTTTGTCGTTATTTGTAACTGTGATGGGAATGGGCGTAAGTATTATGGCCGGAGTCTGTACGCTCGGGGCGCTGGCTTTACCGCTTGTTATCGGGGCATCCGAGGAAGCTTTACGTTCTGTTCCGCAAACTTATAGAGAAGCCTCGCTTGGGCTTGGTGCTACTAAATGGCAGACCATTTACAGGGTTGTTCTTCCCGCCGCTTTGCCCGGCATGTTGACTGGCGCAATTCTTACACTTTCACGGGCCGCAGGTGAAACTGCCGCGATTATGTTTACTGCCGCAGTATTTTTCACCCCTGAAATGCCTGAATCTCTTTTTGATGATGTAATGGCGCTGCCCTATCATATATATGTACTGGCAACAGCCGGAACAGAAATTGAAAAAACAAGACATATTCAATACGGAACATCCCTTGTTCTTATAACTTTGGTTCTGGGTATGAATATGATGGCTATATATATCAGAGCTAGAATGCAGAAAAAACTCGCAAGGTAA
- a CDS encoding TIGR01212 family radical SAM protein (This family includes YhcC from E. coli K-12, an uncharacterized radical SAM protein.) gives MYRFYGLAARLRQNFGKRVQKVPLDFGFSCPNRDGNISTKGCIFCNPLGSGSGMHSQSTPIPEQWDFWTKKFTRLYNAKLFLAYLQSYTNTYGTLEQVKCAFDQLRDLPGLAGICIGTRPDCIDAEKLQLIKDLNLKETWLELGLQSSNDTTLALINRGHDAKCFADAVILADSYEIEVCAHVIAGLPGESKKDFIATVEFINSLPISGIKFHNLYISHGTPLQEMYDRGEFTPFSMEEYLDMLETAVSILRTDIVIHRLNADPAPGELVAPDWIEHKRNVQNAIDMMFENNDLWQGCAREDSPTSPPEWFGPDHLPPGRKRKI, from the coding sequence ATGTATCGTTTTTACGGGCTTGCTGCCCGACTAAGACAAAATTTCGGGAAAAGGGTCCAGAAAGTACCGCTGGACTTCGGATTTTCATGTCCCAATCGTGACGGAAACATTTCCACAAAAGGGTGTATTTTCTGCAACCCCCTCGGCTCTGGATCAGGCATGCACTCTCAGTCTACACCCATTCCTGAACAGTGGGATTTCTGGACGAAAAAATTTACCAGACTTTACAATGCAAAACTATTTCTAGCCTACCTGCAATCCTACACCAACACGTATGGAACGTTGGAACAGGTAAAGTGCGCGTTTGATCAACTCCGGGATCTTCCCGGGCTTGCCGGCATATGTATTGGAACCCGTCCTGACTGCATTGATGCTGAAAAGCTCCAATTGATAAAAGATCTTAATCTAAAAGAAACATGGCTTGAACTGGGACTTCAAAGTTCAAATGATACAACTCTGGCTTTGATCAACAGAGGGCATGACGCAAAGTGTTTTGCTGATGCGGTTATACTTGCGGACTCGTATGAAATCGAGGTCTGTGCACACGTTATCGCAGGATTGCCGGGGGAATCGAAGAAAGATTTCATTGCAACGGTTGAATTTATTAACAGTCTTCCTATTTCAGGAATCAAATTTCATAATCTCTATATAAGTCACGGCACTCCCTTGCAGGAAATGTATGACCGGGGAGAATTCACCCCTTTCTCCATGGAAGAATACCTTGATATGCTTGAAACTGCCGTATCCATTTTACGAACCGACATTGTTATCCACAGACTGAATGCCGACCCTGCGCCGGGTGAACTGGTGGCACCGGACTGGATTGAACATAAAAGAAATGTTCAGAACGCGATTGATATGATGTTTGAAAACAATGATCTCTGGCAGGGTTGTGCAAGAGAGGACAGCCCGACGTCCCCTCCTGAATGGTTTGGTCCCGACCACCTTCCACCCGGTAGAAAACGAAAAATATAA
- a CDS encoding rod shape-determining protein — MASIFDKILGSFSNDLAIDLGTANTLVYVKGKGVMLSEPSVVAVKRDVNGVSKVLAVGMEAKKMLGRTPGNIVAIRPMKDGVIADFEVTEAMLRHFISKVHNSRRLVRPRIMICVPTGITQVEKRAVKESAQSAGAREVYLIEEPMAAAIGADLPITEPTSNMVVDIGGGTSEIAVISLSGIVYARSVRVGGDKMDESIMQHVKRKYSMLIGESTAERIKIKIGSAFPLEEEIEMEVKGRDLVTGIPQNILITSAEIRKAISEQVDSIVQGVRVALEQTPPELAADIVDRGIVLTGGGALLKGLDQLLSQETHLPITVVDNPLNAVVIGSGKALEHLDIYKEVTID, encoded by the coding sequence ATGGCATCTATATTTGACAAGATACTCGGCTCGTTTTCCAATGACCTTGCAATTGATCTCGGTACTGCAAACACCTTGGTCTATGTAAAGGGAAAAGGCGTAATGCTCAGCGAACCTTCGGTTGTCGCTGTGAAGCGGGATGTTAATGGCGTAAGTAAAGTTCTCGCCGTAGGGATGGAAGCCAAGAAAATGCTTGGTAGAACTCCCGGTAACATTGTCGCGATCAGACCAATGAAAGACGGTGTTATCGCCGACTTCGAAGTAACTGAAGCTATGTTGCGTCATTTCATTTCAAAAGTCCACAATAGCCGTAGACTGGTAAGGCCCCGGATAATGATCTGTGTGCCTACCGGCATAACACAGGTTGAAAAGAGAGCTGTTAAAGAGTCCGCACAGAGTGCCGGAGCCCGTGAGGTTTATCTTATTGAAGAACCCATGGCAGCAGCAATCGGAGCGGATCTTCCCATCACCGAACCTACCTCAAACATGGTAGTTGATATCGGCGGTGGTACCTCTGAAATAGCAGTTATTTCTCTATCCGGTATCGTATACGCCCGCTCTGTAAGAGTCGGTGGAGATAAGATGGATGAATCCATCATGCAGCATGTAAAACGTAAGTATTCTATGTTGATCGGAGAAAGCACCGCAGAGCGTATCAAAATTAAAATAGGTTCCGCATTTCCTCTTGAAGAAGAGATTGAAATGGAAGTCAAAGGTCGTGACCTTGTGACCGGAATACCTCAGAATATTTTGATTACTTCTGCAGAGATCAGAAAAGCTATTTCTGAACAGGTCGACAGTATTGTTCAAGGAGTTCGTGTTGCTTTGGAACAGACTCCTCCTGAGCTTGCTGCGGACATAGTTGATAGAGGTATTGTGCTGACTGGCGGCGGAGCTTTGCTTAAGGGCTTAGATCAACTGCTCAGTCAGGAAACACACCTTCCTATCACTGTTGTCGATAATCCTCTAAATGCTGTAGTTATCGGTTCCGGAAAGGCTCTCGAGCATCTGGATATTTATAAAGAAGTTACAATCGATTAG
- the mreC gene encoding rod shape-determining protein MreC produces MKLKRTAIAIIVGLFIYLSLYSWNLRSGQLDRLADYTGLEIVKWSLWPGEWVLDKSVGFWDRYIYLVGLKEQNDQLSSQNNLMRLEIMTLREKAEESERFQELLTFSPEEGWYVDGARVIAHRMGPSAALDSIILSKGAISGVVADTPVLTPLGVVGRVVQPGLSSSKALLITDLNSRISVRGQLHRSTGLLVGSGESETLNVKYMKLNAPVSEGEILVTSGLAGLYPPGLPIAKVVSVERSDISLFLKVEAVPLVDMENTEEVLLLHRNVADNSTSPEGN; encoded by the coding sequence TTGAAGCTCAAGCGTACCGCTATAGCCATCATCGTAGGCTTATTTATCTACCTCAGCCTTTATTCGTGGAATCTGCGATCAGGGCAACTCGATCGTTTAGCGGATTATACAGGGCTTGAAATTGTTAAGTGGTCCTTATGGCCCGGAGAATGGGTTCTCGATAAGTCTGTGGGCTTCTGGGATAGGTATATTTATCTCGTCGGGTTGAAGGAACAGAATGATCAGCTGAGTTCTCAAAATAATTTAATGCGTCTTGAAATTATGACGCTTAGAGAAAAGGCTGAAGAATCTGAAAGGTTTCAGGAACTACTCACTTTTTCACCGGAAGAGGGTTGGTACGTCGACGGAGCAAGAGTCATTGCCCATAGGATGGGCCCTTCTGCCGCTCTGGATTCTATCATACTGAGTAAGGGTGCTATTTCCGGCGTAGTTGCCGACACTCCTGTGCTGACGCCTCTCGGTGTCGTAGGCAGAGTTGTACAGCCCGGCCTTTCCTCTTCTAAAGCTTTGCTGATCACTGATCTTAACAGCAGAATTTCAGTCAGAGGGCAACTTCACAGATCTACCGGTTTGCTGGTGGGCAGTGGGGAAAGTGAAACTCTGAATGTAAAGTATATGAAGCTTAACGCTCCTGTCTCAGAGGGAGAAATCCTTGTTACATCTGGTCTGGCTGGACTTTATCCTCCCGGACTTCCTATTGCAAAAGTCGTATCAGTTGAACGGTCTGATATTTCATTATTCCTTAAGGTTGAAGCTGTCCCGCTGGTTGATATGGAGAATACAGAAGAAGTTCTTCTGCTTCATAGAAATGTTGCGGATAATTCAACTTCACCGGAAGGGAATTAG